Proteins from a genomic interval of uncultured Tateyamaria sp.:
- a CDS encoding polyhydroxybutyrate depolymerase, which yields MNRLICLLALCCAAPFFASADTQRDVCHLDVPCTLGDRSYHVKEPDGWDGSSPMPVLIHFHGWQRTGALPVQHQRISGATRRRGVLLIAPNGNRKTWNMWYPETEDVQFAADVLEDVIRRYPVDTNNIYLSGYSYGSIMAWRVACDRGTEMNVRALLGISGTIGQSEDCAQAPKEARHVHGLKDNVLDFPYGPQGETDYPVFLWRNQLGCSQEATDGGDWSAVEFLTLTRTEWRACTNGTKVALDVHPGGHFIPHGWIARQLDELLGRTPVFP from the coding sequence ATGAACCGATTGATTTGCCTGCTTGCGCTGTGCTGCGCAGCACCGTTTTTCGCCAGCGCTGACACGCAACGCGATGTGTGTCATCTGGATGTGCCCTGCACGTTGGGGGACAGGTCGTACCATGTGAAGGAACCGGACGGATGGGATGGCAGCAGCCCGATGCCCGTGCTGATCCACTTCCATGGGTGGCAACGCACAGGTGCCTTGCCTGTGCAGCACCAGCGTATTTCAGGTGCGACGCGGCGACGGGGCGTATTGCTGATCGCGCCGAACGGCAATCGCAAGACCTGGAACATGTGGTATCCCGAGACCGAGGATGTCCAGTTCGCCGCGGACGTGCTGGAAGACGTGATCAGGCGCTACCCCGTCGACACCAACAACATCTATCTGTCCGGTTATTCCTACGGGTCCATCATGGCCTGGCGGGTTGCTTGCGACCGGGGGACCGAGATGAATGTGCGCGCCCTGCTGGGAATTTCCGGAACCATCGGTCAATCCGAAGACTGTGCGCAGGCCCCGAAAGAAGCACGCCATGTACATGGCCTGAAGGACAATGTGCTGGACTTTCCCTATGGCCCGCAGGGCGAGACGGACTACCCGGTGTTCCTGTGGCGCAATCAACTTGGCTGTTCGCAGGAAGCGACGGACGGGGGCGACTGGTCCGCGGTCGAGTTTCTGACCCTGACCCGGACCGAATGGCGCGCGTGCACCAATGGCACCAAGGTCGCCCTGGATGTGCACCCCGGTGGCCACT
- a CDS encoding phenylalanyl-tRNA synthetase subunit beta, with amino-acid sequence MRKWLVLTLVTLIVIAHVFLWRSDMPAHLKLTFTVINAAGWTIVLAPILLIDRWLDAIQRRNRDDHDNVT; translated from the coding sequence ATGCGCAAATGGCTTGTCCTGACCCTTGTCACACTGATCGTGATCGCCCATGTTTTTCTTTGGCGATCGGACATGCCCGCGCATCTCAAGCTGACGTTCACCGTCATCAATGCCGCGGGTTGGACCATTGTCCTGGCGCCCATCCTGTTGATCGACCGGTGGCTGGACGCCATTCAGCGCCGCAACCGCGATGACCACGACAATGTGACGTGA
- the pheS gene encoding phenylalanine--tRNA ligase subunit alpha — MDDLKSKYLAQIADATDEPSLEDIRIAAVGKKGEVALKMRELGKMTAEERQVAGPALNALKDEINSALSAKKAALADAALDARLRSEWLDVTLPNRPQRRGTIHPISQVTEEVTAIFAEMGFSVAEGPRIDTDWYNFDALNIPGHHPARAEMDTFYMHRAEGDNRPPHVLRTHTSPVQIRSMEATGAPTRIICPGGVYRADYDQTHTPMFHQVEGLAIDRDISMANLKWVLEEFVKSYFEVDGVDLRFRASHFPFTEPSAEVDIRCSWEGGTLKVGEGDDWLEILGSGMVHPKVLQAGGIDPNEWQGFAFGMGIDRIAMLKYGVPDLRAFFDSDLRWLRHYGFAALDVPTLHGGLSR; from the coding sequence ATGGACGATCTCAAATCCAAGTATCTGGCCCAGATTGCCGATGCGACAGACGAACCGTCGCTGGAAGACATTCGGATTGCTGCCGTTGGCAAGAAGGGCGAAGTGGCCCTGAAAATGCGCGAACTGGGCAAGATGACAGCGGAAGAGCGTCAAGTGGCCGGTCCCGCGCTCAATGCCCTCAAGGACGAGATCAACAGCGCATTATCAGCAAAGAAAGCCGCCCTTGCGGATGCGGCACTGGACGCGCGGTTGCGCTCTGAATGGCTGGACGTCACGCTGCCCAACCGGCCCCAACGGCGCGGCACGATCCACCCGATCAGCCAAGTGACCGAAGAAGTCACGGCCATCTTTGCGGAAATGGGCTTCTCCGTCGCGGAAGGGCCGCGGATCGATACCGACTGGTACAACTTCGATGCCCTGAACATACCCGGCCATCACCCCGCACGGGCAGAGATGGACACGTTCTACATGCACCGGGCCGAGGGCGACAACCGCCCGCCCCACGTGCTGCGCACCCACACCTCGCCGGTGCAGATCCGGTCGATGGAGGCCACGGGCGCACCCACCCGCATCATATGTCCTGGCGGTGTGTACCGCGCGGATTATGACCAGACGCACACGCCCATGTTCCACCAGGTGGAAGGTCTGGCTATTGACCGCGATATCTCGATGGCCAACCTGAAATGGGTGCTGGAAGAGTTCGTGAAATCCTATTTCGAGGTGGACGGCGTCGATCTGCGCTTCCGCGCCTCGCATTTCCCCTTCACCGAGCCGTCGGCCGAGGTCGACATTCGCTGTTCGTGGGAGGGCGGCACGCTCAAGGTGGGCGAGGGTGACGATTGGCTCGAAATTCTTGGCTCTGGCATGGTGCACCCCAAGGTGCTGCAAGCGGGCGGGATCGACCCGAATGAATGGCAGGGCTTTGCCTTCGGGATGGGGATCGACCGGATTGCGATGCTGAAATACGGCGTGCCTGACCTGCGTGCGTTCTTTGACAGCGACCTGCGCTGGCTGCGCCATTATGGCTTTGCTGCTCTGGATGTGCCAACACTGCACGGCGGTCTGAGCCGCTAG
- the rplT gene encoding 50S ribosomal protein L20 — protein MSRTKGGTVTHARHKKVIKAAKGYYGRRKSTFKVARQAVDKANQYATRDRHNRKRNFRALWIQRINAAVRAHDEALTYSRFINGLNLAGIEVDRKVLADLAVNEPEAFAAIVDQAKAQLNA, from the coding sequence ATGTCCCGCACCAAAGGTGGAACCGTCACCCACGCCCGTCACAAGAAGGTCATCAAAGCCGCCAAAGGTTACTATGGTCGCCGCAAGAGCACCTTCAAGGTCGCGCGTCAGGCCGTCGACAAGGCCAACCAGTACGCGACCCGCGACCGCCACAATCGCAAGCGCAACTTCCGCGCCCTGTGGATCCAACGGATCAACGCCGCCGTGCGCGCCCACGACGAAGCGCTGACCTACAGCCGCTTCATCAACGGCCTGAACCTGGCTGGCATCGAAGTGGACCGCAAGGTTCTGGCCGATCTGGCCGTGAACGAACCCGAGGCGTTTGCCGCGATCGTGGATCAGGCCAAGGCCCAGCTGAACGCGTAA
- the rpmI gene encoding 50S ribosomal protein L35 — translation MPKMKTKSSAKKRFKVTATGKVMAGQAGKRHGMIKRTRKFIRDARGTTTLSAPDAKIVKGFMPYDR, via the coding sequence ATGCCCAAGATGAAGACCAAGTCGAGCGCCAAGAAGCGCTTCAAGGTGACCGCCACCGGTAAAGTGATGGCAGGTCAGGCCGGCAAGCGCCACGGCATGATCAAACGCACCCGCAAATTCATTCGTGACGCCCGTGGCACCACGACCCTGTCCGCCCCCGACGCGAAAATCGTCAAGGGCTTCATGCCCTACGACCGTTAA
- the pyk gene encoding pyruvate kinase: MRRLRNVKIVATLGPASDTYETIRALHEAGADVFRLNMSHGSHDEIADKHAIIRKVEEDTGSAIAILADLQGPKLRVGVFAGDSEMLDEGAKFRLDLDEKEGDSSRVCLPHPEIFAALEVGKTLLVNDGKIRLQVEACGPDFADCVVIAGGVISNRKGVNVPDVELPLAALSEKDKADLKFVAELGVDWIALSFVQRAADVEEAKAMIKGRAAVLSKIEKPNAVERFDHILQVSDGIMVARGDLGVELPVQNVPPIQKRLVRKCRHAGKPVIVATQMLESMIESPMPTRAEVSDVATAIYEGADAVMLSAESAAGSYPVEAVTTMDRVAAEVEQDPTYTQIIEASRSANRASIADGIVAAAREIAETTDIKAICCFTQSGTTALLVARERPRVPILALTPLVRTARRMTLSWGCNCYVTPTMERFKEAVVGAARAARDGGFAESEDQIVVTAGVPFNVTGTTNILRVAPCDERLIYSTDPE, translated from the coding sequence ATGCGACGCCTGCGCAACGTGAAAATCGTGGCCACCCTTGGCCCGGCCTCGGACACCTATGAAACGATCCGGGCGCTGCACGAGGCAGGCGCAGATGTCTTTCGTCTGAACATGTCTCATGGCAGCCATGATGAGATTGCCGACAAGCACGCGATCATCCGCAAGGTCGAAGAAGACACCGGATCCGCCATCGCGATTCTGGCCGACCTGCAAGGGCCCAAGTTGCGTGTGGGCGTGTTTGCGGGCGACAGCGAGATGCTGGATGAGGGGGCCAAGTTCCGCCTTGATCTGGATGAGAAGGAAGGCGACAGCAGTCGGGTCTGCCTGCCCCACCCCGAGATTTTTGCAGCCCTCGAAGTTGGCAAGACCCTGTTGGTCAACGATGGCAAGATCCGTTTGCAGGTCGAGGCGTGTGGCCCGGACTTCGCAGATTGTGTCGTGATCGCGGGCGGTGTGATCTCGAACCGCAAGGGTGTGAACGTACCGGACGTCGAATTGCCCTTGGCCGCGCTGTCGGAAAAGGACAAGGCGGACCTGAAATTCGTGGCCGAACTGGGTGTCGACTGGATTGCCCTCAGCTTTGTGCAACGTGCGGCGGATGTCGAGGAAGCAAAGGCCATGATCAAGGGCCGGGCCGCCGTCCTGTCGAAGATCGAAAAGCCCAATGCGGTCGAACGCTTTGATCATATCTTGCAAGTCAGTGACGGCATCATGGTGGCCCGCGGTGACCTGGGTGTGGAACTTCCCGTCCAGAACGTGCCTCCCATCCAGAAACGTCTGGTGCGCAAGTGCCGTCACGCGGGCAAGCCCGTGATTGTTGCGACCCAGATGCTGGAAAGCATGATCGAAAGCCCGATGCCCACACGGGCCGAGGTCAGCGATGTGGCCACGGCGATCTATGAAGGGGCTGACGCGGTCATGCTGAGCGCGGAAAGCGCAGCGGGCAGCTATCCGGTCGAAGCCGTGACAACAATGGACCGTGTCGCCGCCGAAGTCGAACAAGACCCGACCTATACCCAGATCATCGAAGCAAGCCGCAGTGCAAACCGGGCCTCGATCGCGGATGGGATTGTGGCCGCAGCGCGCGAAATTGCAGAGACCACCGATATCAAGGCCATCTGCTGTTTCACCCAAAGCGGGACGACCGCGCTTTTGGTGGCCCGCGAACGTCCCCGCGTGCCCATTCTGGCGCTGACGCCTTTGGTTCGCACCGCGCGTCGCATGACGTTGAGCTGGGGGTGCAACTGCTATGTGACCCCGACCATGGAGCGGTTCAAGGAAGCGGTGGTGGGTGCAGCGCGCGCAGCGCGCGATGGCGGGTTCGCCGAATCCGAGGATCAGATCGTTGTGACGGCGGGCGTGCCTTTCAATGTCACGGGCACAACCAACATCCTGCGCGTGGCCCCGTGCGATGAACGTTTGATTTACTCGACTGATCCAGAGTAG